In Vicinamibacteria bacterium, the following are encoded in one genomic region:
- a CDS encoding anti-sigma factor, translated as MSCGQAEWLHGYFDGELDAARAADFEAHLEGCADCTQALAVQTALRTALGAADLYARAPASLRSSVGARLSTPRAAFVSRAPSWRGLAAAASLVLVLVGAWRTMVWRADVAEREVGRQVLDAHLRSLQLNHLTDVASTDQHTVKPWFVGKLDFAPTVVDLSAEGFPLVGGRLDVVGGRSVAALVYNRRKHVINVFVWPSEESDGAPRTGEERGYTWTYWTRGGMTLCLVSDVAASDLAELARLLTRS; from the coding sequence ATGAGCTGTGGCCAGGCAGAGTGGCTGCACGGCTACTTTGACGGCGAGCTCGACGCGGCGCGGGCCGCGGACTTCGAGGCCCATCTCGAGGGCTGCGCCGACTGCACCCAAGCTTTGGCCGTCCAAACGGCCCTGCGCACCGCGCTCGGCGCCGCTGATCTCTACGCGAGGGCACCCGCCTCGCTTAGGTCGAGCGTCGGGGCCCGGCTTTCAACCCCCCGCGCCGCCTTCGTTTCCCGGGCACCCTCCTGGCGGGGTTTGGCCGCCGCCGCATCGCTGGTGCTCGTCCTCGTCGGCGCCTGGCGAACCATGGTTTGGCGGGCGGACGTCGCCGAACGAGAGGTCGGCAGGCAGGTTCTCGACGCGCATCTGCGCTCGCTCCAGCTGAACCACCTGACCGACGTCGCCTCGACGGACCAGCACACGGTCAAGCCCTGGTTCGTGGGGAAGCTGGACTTCGCCCCGACCGTGGTGGACCTGTCCGCGGAGGGATTCCCCCTCGTCGGCGGACGGCTGGATGTGGTGGGCGGACGTTCCGTCGCGGCTCTGGTCTACAACCGACGGAAGCACGTCATCAACGTGTTCGTCTGGCCGTCGGAGGAGTCCGACGGGGCCCCGCGCACGGGCGAGGAGCGGGGCTATACCTGGACCTACTGGACGCGGGGCGGAATGACGCTTTGCCT